The Tardibacter chloracetimidivorans region CGGCTGAAACTGGCCGACGGGCGCGAGCTGGTGGACGGCATCGCGAGCTGGTGGACTGCGGCGCACGGCTATCGCCATCCCCATATCGAAACGACCGTCGAACGGCAGTTGAAGACCCTGCCCCATGTGATGCTGGGCGGGCTCGCGCATGAGCAGGCCTACAGGCTGGCGACACGGCTGGCGGCGCTTCTGCCGGCCGATCTCGACCATGTGTTCTTTTCCGAATCCGGCTCGGTCGCCGTCGAAATCGCGATGAAGATGGCGGTGCAATATTGGCTGAACCAGGGGGAACGGCGCACCCGCTTCCTGAGCTTTACCGGCGGCTATCATGGCGACACGCTGGCGACGATGAGCGTGTGCGACCCCGACGAGGGCATGCACGGCATGTTTCGCGGCGTGGTGCCCGATCAGTTCGTCGTCGATCTGACCCCTGACTCCGTGGATGCCGCGCTTGAGAAGCATGGCGCTGAGATTGCCGCCGTGCTGGTGGAGCCGCTGGTGCAGGGTGCGGGCGGCATGCGGTTTCACGACGCCGAGATGCTCCGCCATCTGCGGGCGGCGTGCGACCGGCACGGCGCGCTCCTCATATTCGATGAAATATTCGTCGGCTTCGGGCGGCTGGGCGAGGCTTTGTTTGCGTGCGAGGAAGCAGGCGTAACACCAGATATCATCACGCTTTCAAAGGCGTTGACCGGCGGCACGCTGCCGCTATCGGCCACCATCGCCCGCGACCGGGTGTTCGACGCATTCCTGTCCGACGATCCGGCAAAGGCGCTGATGCACGGCCCCACCTATATGGGCAATGCGCTGGCCTGCGCCGCCGCCAATGCCTCGCTCGATCTGTTCGAGCAGGAACCGCGTCTGGATCAAGCCCGCGCCATCGGGGCGCTGTTGGCGGAGCGGCTTGAGGCCGTGCGGGGCACGCCGGGAGTCGCCGATGTGCGTACCAAGGGCGCGCTCGGCGTCATAGAGCTGACGCGGATGCGCGATTCCGACTGGCTGAAGGCGCGGTTTATCGAAGAAGGCATATGGCTGCGCCCGTTCGGCAACATCATCTACACCACGCCGCCGCTCACGACCGATCTGGACGACGTTGCACGAATAGCCGACGTTATGGTGAGGGTGACGCGAGAGTAGGCCGAGAGAGTCTGATCCAGAGCCGTTCGGTTCATGTAACCAACCCCGTTAGATCGGGCGCTTCAACCGAGGAGGGCACACCGTCCGCGCCGATCGCAAGACGTGGCAGGACGATAACCGGCACGGCCGCGAACCGCGCGATCGGTTCCCGGGTCTCACCCGCATCGACCGAACTTCCCGCCGAGGTACTGAGAACGATCCCGCTCACGCTGATGCCGCGCGCATCAAGTGCTGCCAGCGCCGTCAGCGTGTGGCTGATCGCGCCCAGATAGGTGCCCGACACGAGGAGCGCGGGCAAGGCGAGCGCCGCCATCCAGTCAAGCACGGTGTGGCAGTCGTCAAGCGGCACCATCGCACCCCCGACGCCCTCGATCAGCAGCGGCCCGGCCGCCGCCGCCAACCTATCGCGGCAATGATCGACAAGATCATCGAAAGGCACCGTCCGCCCCTCCCTCGCCGCCGCCATGTCGGGCGAGAGCGGGGCGCGGAAGCGCCACGGCGAGATGCGATCAAGCGCGGTCGCTGTCACCGGCAGGTCCAGTGCGCTGAGCAACACGCCTGCGTCGCTGGTTGCGGGCGTCGCCGGATCAAAACCGCTCAGCACGGGCTTCAGCACATCCGGTGTCTGGCCCCTCGCCCTCAACTGGCGCGCAAGCAGGGCGGTGACTACGGTCTTGCCGATGTCGGTTCCGCTTGCGGTGATAAACAGCCCTGCCATCGGCACGGCTTACGCCAGCTTGCGGAAGGTGCAAACCGCAACATGATAGGTTGCGGCGGCCCCCGAATCCTCGAACACGCGCATCACGCGGCGGAGCGCGCCCGGCGACAGGGGTGCGGCCCCACCCTTCGGCACATGCGCGCCAAGCCCCCGCAAATGCCCCAGAAAGGCCTTTGCATCGGCAAAGCGCGGCTGAATTCGAAAGTCGAAGATGTCCGCCTCATGTCCGCCCGGCGCCATTGCGCGAAGCGACGCAACGGACGGATATGCGGGCACGGCTTCCTTCAGCCCCCAGATGCGATGCGCCGCACGCCACTCGTCAAAGCTTCCTTCCGCCAGGGTGGTGAACGCCAGATGGCCGCCCGGTGCAATCAGGCCGCACAGCGTCGCCACCGCGCCTTCAAGATCATGGAACCACTGAAAGGCGAGACTTGAGCAGACAAGGTCGAAACGCACGTCCGGGGCAAAGCAGGGGCGCTCGCCGTCCATCGCGACATAGCGGAAATGACCGCGCGCCCCCCCCAGCCCTTCCCGACAGCGTGCGGCCATGACGGGCGATAGATCGCTTACCACCCAATCGCCGGACAGCCCCTCCTCCACCAGCGCGGAGGTAAGCAGTCCGGTGCCGCAGCCGATCTCAAGCAATCTCGGATCACGCCGCACCGGCAGTCCCGCGATATGGGCGGCAAGACCCTGCGCCACTTCGCGCTGGACATGCGCCTCGTCGTCATAGCGCAGCGCGGCTCCAAACGCGCCGCCGATCAGCCGCTTGTTCATGACACCAGACCCGGGAGCCGCTGCGCAAAGGCGCGCACATGCTCCGCGCACCACTCGGGCGCGGTGAGCGGCAGAAGATGCCCATGACCTGAAAGCGCGTGGCGCTTCACATGACGACTGCCGGAGAACACGGCTTCACGCATGGCGGGCGGCAATATCGCGTCTTCATTCCCGTGAAGCACCAGAACCGGGCAATGCAGCCGCCGCGCGGCTTCGCGGGCGTCGGTATCGCGCAGCACCTCAAGTTCCTGCAACAGCCGCTCCGTCTGCAACGTGGCCGTGACCGGTCTCTCCGCCCCGCAGCGTTCGCGGAAATCCACCAGAACCTGCGCGGGGCGCTCACGAAAGCGCGCGATCATCCGTTCCACCATCCGGCGCGGCACGGCCGTGGGATCGCCCGGTTCGCCAGCGAATCTGTCGAAGCCGTTGATGGCGACCAGCCCAGCGCAATTCGGCGGAAGCGCCTTCAGCCAGAGAAGCGCGGCAAGCGAATGACCGACCGCAACGAACGGCCGCCCATCATCGCCGAATTCCCTTAGCTCCCCAAAATAGCCTAGGTCGGATGCGTCGCCGCCCAGCGTCGCGCGCATCGCGTCCCACAGCGCGGCATCGAAGCCCCAGCCATGCACGAAGCGAAACATCAGCGCGCCGCCAGGCGAACGACAGTTTCCACCATCTGCGCCACGTCATCGTCTGAATGGGCGGCGCTCAGCGTGAAGCGGATTCGCGCCGTGCCTTTCGGCACCGTTGGCGGGCGGATTGCGCTTGCCAATATCCCCGCGTCCTCCAGCGCCGCGCTGAGAGCCAGCGTCGCTTCGCTCTCCCCAATGATCGCCGGAACGATCTGGGTCGACGACAGGCCGGTATCGATCCCGGCGGTGCGAAAGCGACCGCGCACCATGTCGGCCATCTCTGAAAGCCGCGACCGCTCGCGGTCCATATCCGGTATCAGGTCCAGCGCGGCGTCGATCGCGCCCAGCACGGATGGCGGCGGCGCGGTGGAATAGATGAAGCCGCCACAGGCGTTCACCAGATAGTCGCACAGCACCCGCGAGCCCGCGACATAAGCGCCAAAGCTGCCAAGCCCCTTGCTGAACGTTCCCATGGAGAGATCGACCTCTCCGGGATGCAGGCCGGACAGGCCCATGCCGCGCGGCCCGAGCACGCCTGTCGCATGCGCCTCGTCCAGATAGAGAAAGGCGTCATGACGTCGCGCGATCTGGCCGAGACGGGCGACGTCCGCCTGGTCGCCATCCATGCTGAACACGCCTTCGGTGATGATGAAGCGCCGGCCCGGCTCACCCGCGCGCGCGGCAAGCAGCTCTTCAAGATGGTCATAGTCGTTATGGCGGAAGCGGACCTGCCTCACCCCCGCCGCAGCGCAACCATGGTGCAGGCTGGCGTGGATCAGCCGGTCGGTGAAGACCGTCGCGGGCTGAACGCAGCCACTGAACAGCGCGGGCAGGATGCTGGCGTTCGCCTGCCAGCCCGAGGCGAAGATCAGGGCCGCCTCCGTACCCTTCAGCCCGGCCAGCCTTTCTTCGACCGCACTGTGGATGGAGCGCGTTCCGTTGACAAGGCGGGACGCGCCGCTGCCTGCGCCCCAGCGCGCGGCCCATTCCCCCGCCCTTTCCTTCAGGAGCGGATGGTGGCTGAGCCCCAGATAATCATTGCCGGAAAAATCGGTGAGGAGCCGCCCTTCCCGCCGCATGCGGGCAGCGCCCTCGGGGTCTGCCGTCTTGAGGACACGCCTGTTCCCCACTGCGGCCGCAGCGTCCAGAACGGTTGCAAAATCGGCGTCAAACCTCGACATAGCGCCTCTCCCTAGGCCGCACGCCACGGCTTCGCAATCAGGAGTATGCCATGTCGATCACCGTCAGCGGCGGCTGCCATTGCGGCCTCGTCCATTTCGAGGCCGATCTTCCCTCGGCAGATGTCGAAGTGCTGGACTGCAACTGCTCGGTCTGCGCGATGACGGGCTATCTGCACCTGATCGTGCCCGAAAGCGCCTTCCGGCTGACGGATGGCAAGTCGGAGACGACGAGCTATCGCTTCGGCAGCGGCAAGGCCAGACACATCTTCTGCGCGACATGCGGGATAAAGAGCTTTTACCGGCCCCGTTCCCACCCCCAGGGCATCAGCGTCAATCTGCGTTGCCTGGACCCGGATCACGGGCTGAACGTGACCGTGCGGTCATTCGACGGACGTGATTGGGAAAATGCGAAAGCCACGCTCGATCAGTCTCAACGATAATGTCCGTTTGATGTATGTGCGTTGCCCGGCTAGGCCCGGGGGCATACGCCGCAAAAAGGTTTATGGAGCGCACCGATGACCAGAAGCTATGACTATGACCTGTTCGTCATCGGCGCCGGATCGGGCGGCGTGCGGGCGGCGCGGGTCGCGGCAGCACATGGCGCGCGGGTCGCGGTGGCGGAAGAGCATAAGGTCGGCGGCACCTGCGTGATCCGCGGCTGCGTCCCGAAGAAGCTGCTGGTCTATGGCGCGCATTTTGCCGAGGATCTGGAGGACGCACGCCGGTTCGGCTGGGAAATCGAAGGCGCGACGTTCAACTGGGGTACGCTTCGCGACAATGTGCTGGCCGAGGTGGAGCGGCTGAACGGCCTCTACACCCAGACGCTCCAGAATCATTCGGTGGAGATCATTCACGACCGCGCCGTGGTGACGGGCCCGAACATGGTCAGCGTGGGCGGCCGGGAAGTGAGCGCGGGCAAGATCCTGATCGCAGTCGGCGCGCGGCCGCAGGTGCCCGACTGCCCCGGCAATGAACTGGGGATCACGTCGAACGACGCCTTTCATCTTGAAAAGCTGCCGAAGCGCATCGTCATCGCCGGGGGTGGCTATATCGCCAACGAGTTCGCCGGAATCTTCAACGAATTCGGGGCGGACGTCACCATCGTCAACCGTTCCGACCAGATTCTGCGCGGCTATGACGAGCAGATCCGCGACCGGCTGCTGCAGAT contains the following coding sequences:
- the bioD gene encoding dethiobiotin synthase gives rise to the protein MAGLFITASGTDIGKTVVTALLARQLRARGQTPDVLKPVLSGFDPATPATSDAGVLLSALDLPVTATALDRISPWRFRAPLSPDMAAAREGRTVPFDDLVDHCRDRLAAAAGPLLIEGVGGAMVPLDDCHTVLDWMAALALPALLVSGTYLGAISHTLTALAALDARGISVSGIVLSTSAGSSVDAGETREPIARFAAVPVIVLPRLAIGADGVPSSVEAPDLTGLVT
- a CDS encoding methyltransferase domain-containing protein, translating into MNKRLIGGAFGAALRYDDEAHVQREVAQGLAAHIAGLPVRRDPRLLEIGCGTGLLTSALVEEGLSGDWVVSDLSPVMAARCREGLGGARGHFRYVAMDGERPCFAPDVRFDLVCSSLAFQWFHDLEGAVATLCGLIAPGGHLAFTTLAEGSFDEWRAAHRIWGLKEAVPAYPSVASLRAMAPGGHEADIFDFRIQPRFADAKAFLGHLRGLGAHVPKGGAAPLSPGALRRVMRVFEDSGAAATYHVAVCTFRKLA
- a CDS encoding adenosylmethionine--8-amino-7-oxononanoate transaminase → MTTPDWLAAGQRHVWLPYTQMKTAGAQLPVVSASGSRLKLADGRELVDGIASWWTAAHGYRHPHIETTVERQLKTLPHVMLGGLAHEQAYRLATRLAALLPADLDHVFFSESGSVAVEIAMKMAVQYWLNQGERRTRFLSFTGGYHGDTLATMSVCDPDEGMHGMFRGVVPDQFVVDLTPDSVDAALEKHGAEIAAVLVEPLVQGAGGMRFHDAEMLRHLRAACDRHGALLIFDEIFVGFGRLGEALFACEEAGVTPDIITLSKALTGGTLPLSATIARDRVFDAFLSDDPAKALMHGPTYMGNALACAAANASLDLFEQEPRLDQARAIGALLAERLEAVRGTPGVADVRTKGALGVIELTRMRDSDWLKARFIEEGIWLRPFGNIIYTTPPLTTDLDDVARIADVMVRVTRE
- a CDS encoding aminotransferase class I/II-fold pyridoxal phosphate-dependent enzyme, with amino-acid sequence MSRFDADFATVLDAAAAVGNRRVLKTADPEGAARMRREGRLLTDFSGNDYLGLSHHPLLKERAGEWAARWGAGSGASRLVNGTRSIHSAVEERLAGLKGTEAALIFASGWQANASILPALFSGCVQPATVFTDRLIHASLHHGCAAAGVRQVRFRHNDYDHLEELLAARAGEPGRRFIITEGVFSMDGDQADVARLGQIARRHDAFLYLDEAHATGVLGPRGMGLSGLHPGEVDLSMGTFSKGLGSFGAYVAGSRVLCDYLVNACGGFIYSTAPPPSVLGAIDAALDLIPDMDRERSRLSEMADMVRGRFRTAGIDTGLSSTQIVPAIIGESEATLALSAALEDAGILASAIRPPTVPKGTARIRFTLSAAHSDDDVAQMVETVVRLAAR
- a CDS encoding alpha/beta fold hydrolase, translated to MFRFVHGWGFDAALWDAMRATLGGDASDLGYFGELREFGDDGRPFVAVGHSLAALLWLKALPPNCAGLVAINGFDRFAGEPGDPTAVPRRMVERMIARFRERPAQVLVDFRERCGAERPVTATLQTERLLQELEVLRDTDAREAARRLHCPVLVLHGNEDAILPPAMREAVFSGSRHVKRHALSGHGHLLPLTAPEWCAEHVRAFAQRLPGLVS
- a CDS encoding GFA family protein is translated as MSITVSGGCHCGLVHFEADLPSADVEVLDCNCSVCAMTGYLHLIVPESAFRLTDGKSETTSYRFGSGKARHIFCATCGIKSFYRPRSHPQGISVNLRCLDPDHGLNVTVRSFDGRDWENAKATLDQSQR